A portion of the Pomacea canaliculata isolate SZHN2017 linkage group LG13, ASM307304v1, whole genome shotgun sequence genome contains these proteins:
- the LOC112554480 gene encoding uncharacterized protein LOC112554480 has product MLPLRAVAVFLVPAFVISIPKVQSADDGGVEEGEWGEWSSWSSCTVDCGVGLTVRSRRCQHPAMLPFAQLLSREDSSVECAGADKEIKVCNKQACSGGPASLREKECAKYRTSVQSEHNYTWEPFIHPSDPCRLSCRARGHHFYANLADRVVDGTPCRARPPAPAPSVCMDSASGDGASFEVGCDDVLESPWRKDACGVCKGDNSTCRSISGIFTRLQLGRGATKVITIPPGATNINITELRPSNNTLALQLLEDGNYFVNPEGLTLSSGNYEGAGTIFSYEKSTLYCPGQCILAIGPTDRPVNLMMLSKGPNLGILYSFNVPLSVNDNYFRRIIYGANNDDSTPPPSDLTATPSPKLRSDDKSKKASSKTQGIGERHEAAAVQDPSHSDMASDNRASDTAFETSEEEVNHNQSTAASLDGRTAFQRNRRGGRVMSRRSSTTATTRISLSGSPTTPDSNRDNEQEQDESEDEMEKGDDRPATQTDVMEADNKTTVQAPGADQTQQPLPPTTPGNSVEDSDSDASNEQAETTSMTTTVPSYGVITLSPSTERHLDDDGVQARANNESVFKEPRVEDSSPAGTVEQSNSSLPQLPEMAKNISMTDKDKEKNKDSSRRGGNDHQTFPTPSPQRDSPSGYGSRIEDRRHFRRPHYSQSFTFRRRNQQGSHAAEYGEVSEDHFATGREPARGRAAEVIHSPIRRPPSEPAVREDEQRAAQSRDGARRPISGQQQQRPGSHTVQTLRTVQVAVRPKYEPDRDPRGPLDRQQWPRRTQALGQASSSDDGVESPNLGRTSSGGNGLVPSVQKQEVVVTPKPEAPSSYDRRQEEYRRELLRRRQLYEQQLAAQEAEYQRRLQEHNRRLREHQQRMQDRAQQNNHQRQQHHYHQQQQQQQHRRRHQEKQHNAGREGSHSTEVNVDGVAASSHPTGQLPAVSAMLVPSSGITRGAEDSKKVGRDSSVSEPDDSQAERKDGSSTTDGGQFRTIPPPSVDPRTGRQPFVPTQAPVYGSQAGFVGRSAAAPQFVANERRQDGSPSRASLTAHYDNDNKVPTFSASTLGRGDDNLVPSLVEGRRGEETEEGEGRIDNNFLGSSSYEWRVSGLTDCTLTCGGGLQQTAVVCLHTRTRAVVTDENCSQLQRPRSKAITCNTRPCPAEWQRSEWSQCSATCGPGEQTRTLTCMARISGTLNLTMPDSNCDTIIRPEGRRVCQNSPCNTWRIGNWSECSCGEGLRTREVQCIEASGLEVADTLCPQTRPATEERCDMEPCGKGWYFAEWPEQCPASCGSSAMTRPVICLGEEGGLLPDSSCDKQARPAHSKPCRTEAPCGGEWFTGEWEQCTATCGSGVRSRDVVCMKALPGGFLSIVGEENCAPNDKPTTTQSCDQLPPCSPQWYMTSWSECSVTCGTGQKTREVKCLDVQQNPSSDCSQAQKPRRVESCNMKSCDVPTAEPGAASGDCRDAIARCELVRKARMCRYPYYQKKCCATCSQETQ; this is encoded by the exons GGCAGTGGCGGTGTTTCTGGTGCCGGCGTTTGTGATCTCAATTCCAAAG GTGCAGAGTGCAGACGACGGCGGCGTAGAGGAAGGAGAATGGGGCGAGTGGTCCAGCTGGTCATCCTGCACGGTGGACTGTGGTGTGGGCCTCACAGTCCGTTCACGCCGATGTCAGCACCCTGCCATGTTGCCCTTCGCTCAGTTACT TTCAAGAGAAGACAGTTCTGTGGAATGTGCGGGAGCAGATAAGGAGATCAAAGTGTGCAATAAACAG GCTTGTTCCGGTGGACCGGCCTCGCTCAGGGAGAAAGAATGTGCAAAATACCGGACCAGCGTGCAGTCAGAACACAACTACACCTGGGAACCCTTCATCCATC CCTCTGACCCCTGTAGGCTTTCTTGCCGTGCCAGGGGTCACCACTTCTATGCCAACCTTGCCGACCGGGTTGTTGACGGCACACCTTGCCGGGCCCGTCCTCCAGCCCCAGCGCCGTCTGTGTGCATGGACAGTGCAAG TGGAGATGGAGCATCTTTT GAAGTCGGCTGTGATGACGTGCTGGAGTCGCCATGGCGAAAAGATGCCTGCGGCGTctgcaagggagacaactcgaCGTGCCGGAGCATCTCCGGCATCTTCACGCGCCTGCAGCTGGGGAGAGGGGCAACCAAGGTCATCACCATCCCTCCCGGCGccaccaacatcaacatcaccgAACTTCGTCCCAGCAACAACACGCTCG CTCTTCAGCTTTTAGAGGACGGGAACTACTTTGTAAACCCCGAAGGACTTACTTTATCTTCCGGGAATTACGAGGGAGCAGGAACTATTTTCTCGTACGAGAAGAGCACACTGTACTGTCCTGGTCAATGTATTCTTGCGATAGGACCTACCGACAGACCAGTCAATCTGATG ATGTTGTCCAAAGGGCCAAACCTGGGCATCCTGTACAGCTTCAACGTCCCTCTCTCCGTAAACGACAACTACTTCCGGCGAATAATCTACGGCGCCAACAACGATGACTCCACTCCGCCGCCTTCGGATCTGACGGCCACACCATCGCCGAAGCTGCGAAGCGACGACAAAAGCAAGAAAGCCTCCAGCAAGACCCAAGGCATCGGGGAGCGACATGAAGCGGCAGCCGTCCAGGATCCGAGCCATTCCGACATGGCTTCCGACAACAGAGCTTCTGACACGGCTTTTGAAACCAGTGAAGAAGAAGTAAACCACAACCAGAGCACCGCTGCCAGTCTCGACGGCAGGACTGCATTCCAGCGAAacaggaggggagggagggtaaTGAGCAGGCGGAGTTCTACGACAGCGACGACGAGGATATCCCTGAGTGGGT CACCGACAACACCTGACTCGAATCGAGACAATGAGCAAGAGCAGGATGAAAGCGAAGATGAAATGGAAAAGGGTGATGATCGTCCAGCCACTCAAACGGACGTGATGGAGGCAGATAACAAGACTACTGTGCAGGCACCAGGCGCCGATCAGACACAGCAGCCCCTCCCGCCAACAACACCAGGCAATAGTGTTGAAGACAGCGATAGTGACGCAAGCAACGAGCAAGCGGAAACTACTTCAATGACAACTACTGTGCCATCGTATGGTGTCATTACGCTGTCTCCGAGCACTGAAAGACACCTCGACGATGACGGCGTCCAGGCTCGTGCAAACAATGAAAGTGTATTCAAAGAGCCTCGGGTTGAGGACTCGTCACCGGCAGGCACAGTCGAACAATCTAATTCAAGCTTACCTCAGCTTCCGGAGATGGCTAAAAATATATCGATGACcgataaagacaaagaaaaaaataaagactctAGTAGAAGAGGAGGAAATGACCACCAAACTTTCCCTACCCCTTCCCCTCAGAGAGACAGTCCCTCGGGTTACGGCTCGCGTATCGAGGACAGGCGACACTTCCGGCGTCCGCACTATTCTCAGAGCTTTACCTTCAGGAGGCGGAACCAGCAGGGGTCACACGCCGCGGAATATGGTGAGGTCAGCGAGGACCATTTTGCCACGGGGCGTGAGCCAGCTCGCGGGCGAGCTGCGGAAGTAATTCACTCCCCTATTAGGCGACCCCCGTCCGAGCCAGCAGTCCGAGAAGACGAGCAGCGAGCtgcacagtcacgtgacggtgCTAGACGGCCAATCTctggtcagcagcagcagcggccgGGAAGCCACACTGTCCAAACTCTCCGAACTGTCCAAGTAGCCGTGCGACCCAAGTACGAACCCGATCGTGATCCCCGGGGTCCTCTGGATCGGCAGCAGTGGCCACGGCGAACGCAGGCTCTCGGCCAAGCCTCAAGCTCGGATGACGGTGTAGAGAGCCCCAACTTGGGCAGGACCTCTTCCGGTGGGAACGGACTTGTGCCCAGCGTGCAGAAGCAGGAGGTGGTCGTGACCCCCAAGCCGGAAGCTCCTTCATCGTACGACAGGCGGCAGGAGGAGTACCGCCGGGAGCTGTTGAGGCGAAGGCAGCTGTACGAGCAGCAACTGGCTGCTCAGGAGGCAGAGTACCAGCGCCGCCTGCAGGAGCACAACCGACGACTGCGCGAGCATCAACAGCGCATGCAGGATCGCGCACAGCAAAATAATCACCAGCGACAGCAACATCACTaccaccaacagcaacagcaacagcagcacagACGCAGGcaccaagaaaaacaacacaatgcCGGGCGGGAAGGTTCCCACTCCACAGAGGTTAACGTCGACGGCGTCGCCGCGTCCTCGCACCCAACTGGTCAACTTCCGGCCGTTTCTGCCATGCTGGTGCCTTCCAGCGGCATA ACACGGGGCGCCGAAGACAGCAAAAAGGTCGGTAGGGATTCGTCTGTGTCCGAGCCGGACGACAGTCAGGCAGAAAGAAAGGATGGCAGCTCCACGACGGACGGAGGCCAGTTCCGGACCATCCCACCTCCCTCTGTGGACCCCAGGACGGGGCGACAGCCGTTCGTCCCTACGCAGGCTCCTGTGTACGGGTCGCAGGCAGGTTTCGTGGGCAGAAGCGCGGCCGCCCCACAATTTGTGGCGAACGAGCGGCGCCAGGATGGCAGCCCGTCCCGTGCCAGCCTCACCGCTCActacgacaacgacaacaaggTGCCCACCTTCAGCGCTAGCACGCTGGGCAGGGGGGACGACAACCTGGTGCCGAGCCTAGTCGAGGGACGGCGTGGAGAGGAGACGGAGGAAGGAGAAGGGAGGATAGATAACAATTTTCTGGGCTCCTCCAGCTACGAATGGCGGGTCTCGGGACTGACGGACTGCACGTTGACGTGTGGAGgag GTTTGCAGCAGACTGCGGTGGTGTGTCTtcacacacgtacacgtgcTGTGGTGACCGACGAGAACTGTAGTCAGTTACAACGGCCCCGCTCCAAGGCGATCACCTGCAACACTCGCCCGTGTCCAGCCGA GTGGCAGCGAAGCGAGTGGTCCCAGTGCAGCGCCACCTGTGGTCCAGGTGAACAGACCAGGACCCTTACCTGCATGGCTCGCATCTCTGGGACCTTGAACTTGACCATGCCTGACAGCAACTGCGACACTATTATCAGACCGGAGGGGCGGCGAGTGTGCCAGAACAGTCCCTGTAACACCTGGAGAATTGGCAACTGGTCAGAG TGCTCTTGTGGAGAAGGACTGAGGACGAGGGAGGTGCAGTGCATAGAGGCGTCAGGACTAGAGGTTGCAGACACTTTGTGCCCTCAAACTCGACCCGCGACGGAGGAGCGGTGCGACATGGAGCCGTGTGGCAAGGGCTGGTACTTTGCAGAGTGGCCGGAACAG TGTCCTGCAAGCTGCGGCAGCAGTGCGATGACCAGACCTGTCATCTGTCTTGGGGAGGAAGGCGGTCTGTTGCCGGACTCCAGCTGTGACAAGCAAGCGAGACCCGCACACAGCAAACCCTGCAGGACGGAGGCGCCGTGTGGCGGAGAGTGGTTCACCGGGGAATGGGAGCAG TGCACTGCAACTTGCGGCAGCGGCGTGCGGTCACGGGATGTCGTGTGCATGAAGGCCTTGCCGGGCGGCTTTCTCAGCATCGTCGGGGAGGAAAACTGCGCACCCAACGATAAACCCACCACGACGCAGTCATGTGACCAGCTACCGCCTTGTAGCCCACAATGGTATATGACATCGTGGTCAGAG TGCTCGGTGACATGTGGCACCGGACAGAAAACTCGGGAGGTCAAATGTTTGGACGTGCAACAAAACCCCAGCAGCGACTGCTCTCAGGCACAAAAGCCTCGCCGAGTTGAATCGTGTAACATGAAAAGCTGTGATGTTCCTACTGCAGAACCGG GCGCAGCGTCCGGAGACTGCCGGGATGCGATCGCTCGTTGCGAGCTCGTCCGCAAAGCGCGCATGTGCCGCTACCCGTATTACCAGAAGAAATGTTGCGCCACCTGCTCCCAGGAAACGCAGTGA